The genomic DNA CGCCAGCGTGAGGGCACGCTGATTGGTGTCGGTGGCCACGATCTGCTCACAGTGCGCGGCCAGATGCAGCGCCTGGATGCCGCAGCCGGTCCCGAGATCGAGGGCACGTCGCACCGGGTTGCGGACCACGGCGTGCGCCAGCGACACCGACGCCCCGCCGATGCCGAGCACGTGGTCGGGCCGTACCGGGCCCGGCCGCAGCGCCGCGTCCTGATCGGAGACCACCAGAAAGTCGCGGACACCGTCCCCGTGGGGGCGGATGTCGAGGGTGGCCCTGATGTTTCCGGCCACCACCTCGACGACGGCGTTGTCCACCAGCGCATCCAGGCCGGCGGTGGGCATGGCCTGCTGCACGCGTTCTGCGGTCTCGTCGGCGCCGAGCAGGAACAGCCGCACCAGGACCGCGAGGCGCCGCTGATCGGTACCGGCGCGGTCGGTGGCACGCAACGCCGACCACCACAGGCCCCTGCTGAAGGCGGCACCGGCGTCTGCACCCAGGAGCTCTGCCACCCCGTCGGTGGTGTAGCCCGCCGACCGCAGATCAGCCCCGAGGGCGGCGATGAGTTCGGAGTTCATCAGCGTCTCCGTCGGCGCCCGGTGCCGAAGATGCTGCGGGTGATCTCGCGGCCGATCACCGTGCCTGCCGATCGCATCGCACTCTTGAAGGCCGGACTGTCCATCACCTGTTCCAGCAGACCCGGCTCAGCGGGGGCGGGCATCGGCGGGACACCGGTGTCGGTCGGCACCGGTGGCAGATCGGGCGGCGGCGCCAGCGTGGCCGCCAGCCGCTCATAGGCCGAGTCCCGGTCGATGGTGATCCCGTACTCCCGTTGCAGCGGGCTGGCTTTCGCGGCGGCAGTGAGGGCGTCCGGGCCGATGCTGTTCATCAGTGACCGCGGCGCCCGGATCCGGGTCCAGGCCACCGGGGTGGGTGCCCCGCGCTCGGAGAGCACGGTCACCACCGCCTCGCCGGTGCCCAGGGACGTCAGCGCCGACTGCAGATCGTAGACGCTGGATTTCGGAAAGGTGCGCACAGTTTTCTTCAGTGCCTTGTCGTCGTCGGGAGTGAAGGCACGCAGCGAGTGCTGGATGCGGGCACCCAGTTGGGAGAGCACGCCACCAGGGATGTCGGTGGGCAACTGGGTGCAGAAGAACACGCCGACGCCCTTGGAGCGGATGAGTTTGACGGTCTGCTCCACCTGGGCCAGGAAGGCCTTGGACGCACCGTCGAACAACAGGTGCGCCTCGTCGAACACGAACACGAGTTTGGGCTTGTCGAGGTCACCGACTTCCGGCAACTCGGTGAACAGGTCGGCGAGCACCCACATCAGGAACGTGGAGAACAGCACCGGGCGGGCGGCGTCCTTGCCGAGTTCCAGCAGCGTGATCACGCCACGGCTCTGGGCGTCGAGGCGCATGAGGTCCGCCGGGTGCAGCTCGGGCTCACCGAAGAACGTCTCGGCGCCTTCGGCCTCCAGGTTGACCAGTGCGCGCAGGATCACCCCGGCTGTTGTCTTCGACACCGCACCAAGGCTTTTCAGCTCGGCCTTGCCCCCGTCGCCGGTGAGGAACGTGATGACCGATCGCAGATCCTTGAGGTCCAACAGCGGCAGGCCGCGCTGATCGGCCCAGTGGAAGATGAGACCCAGGGTGGACTCCTGAGTCTGGTTGAGTCCGAGCACCTTCGACAACAGAATCGGCCCGAAGCTGCTGATCGTCGCACGCACAGGGACGCCGAGACCCTCGGTGCCCAGGGACAGGAATTCGACCGGAAACCCTGCCGGCGTCCAGTCGTCACCGGTATCGGCGGTGCGGCTGCCGATCGCATCGCCGGACTCCCCCGGTACGGACAGCCCGGACAGGTCGCCTTTGACGTCGGCCATCACCACCGGCACGCCGGCCGCGCTGAGTTGCTCGGCGATCAGCTGCAGCGTTTTCGTCTTACCGGTGCCGGTGGCCCCGGCGACCAACCCGTGGCGGTTCATGGTGGCCAGCGGGATCCGCACCTGTGCTGCCGGGTGGGCGGTGCCGTCGACCACCACCGAGCCCAGGGTCAGGGCGGCTCCGTCGGCCGGGTACCCGGACGCGATGTCGCCGGCGGCGTCGGTGCTCACGATCTGCAGAGCCTACTGGGCGACGGCGGCGCAGAACGGGGTGTGGACGCGCCGCTGTCGGCCCGTGGAATTACTGTGAGGCATGTGCGTGAAGAATTGGTGTGGATCGACTGTGAGATGACCGGGTTGGATCTGGGCTCGGACAAGCTGATCGAGATTGCGGCGCTGGTGACCGATGCCGACCTCAACGTGCTGGGCGACGGAGTCGACGTGGTGATCCACGCCGAGGACGCCGCGCTGGCCGGCATGGTCGACGTGGTGAAACAGATGCACGCCCGCTCGGGCCTCACCGAAGAGGTCAAGCGCTCGACCGTCGACCTGGCCACCGCCGAAGGCATTGTTCTGGACTACATTCGCACCCACGTCACAGCCGCCAACACTGCGCCGCTGTGCGGCAATTCGATCGCCACCGATCGCGGATTCCTGTCGCGCGACATGCCGGCTCTGGACAGCTATCTGCACTACCGCATGATCGACGTGAGTTCCATCAAGGAGCTGTGTCGTCGCTGGTACCCGAGGATCTACTTCGGCCAGCCGGAGAAGGGGCTGGCACACCGCGCCCTGGCCGACATCCATGAGTCGATCCGCGAGCTGAAGTACTACCGCCAGACCGCGTTCGTGCCCCCACCCGGACCTTCTACCAGTGACATTGCCGCCGTCGCGGTGACCCTGGGGCCGCCGGGACAAACCGATTCGGTATCCGGCGGGTCTACCGGCTAAGATCAACCACGCTGCGCAACCGGGTGACCGGGGAGCAGCAATGGTGGCTGTAGTTCAGTTGGTAGAGCACCAGGTTGTGATCCTGGCTGTCGCGGGTTCGAGTCCCGTCAGCCACCCCGCAGGTGGGAGAGGGTTTTACCTCTCCCACCTTTTGCATTCTTGGAGGATGTGCGGGACCTGGCTGGATGTGACCCGAGTACGAACTGGCGGAAAGTAACGGCGCACCAGCCGTCGGCCGTGCTTCAATTCCGCCATGGGGGAATCAGCGCAATACGCGCCTGGCCAG from Mycolicibacterium tokaiense includes the following:
- a CDS encoding helicase HerA-like domain-containing protein; its protein translation is MQIVSTDAAGDIASGYPADGAALTLGSVVVDGTAHPAAQVRIPLATMNRHGLVAGATGTGKTKTLQLIAEQLSAAGVPVVMADVKGDLSGLSVPGESGDAIGSRTADTGDDWTPAGFPVEFLSLGTEGLGVPVRATISSFGPILLSKVLGLNQTQESTLGLIFHWADQRGLPLLDLKDLRSVITFLTGDGGKAELKSLGAVSKTTAGVILRALVNLEAEGAETFFGEPELHPADLMRLDAQSRGVITLLELGKDAARPVLFSTFLMWVLADLFTELPEVGDLDKPKLVFVFDEAHLLFDGASKAFLAQVEQTVKLIRSKGVGVFFCTQLPTDIPGGVLSQLGARIQHSLRAFTPDDDKALKKTVRTFPKSSVYDLQSALTSLGTGEAVVTVLSERGAPTPVAWTRIRAPRSLMNSIGPDALTAAAKASPLQREYGITIDRDSAYERLAATLAPPPDLPPVPTDTGVPPMPAPAEPGLLEQVMDSPAFKSAMRSAGTVIGREITRSIFGTGRRRRR
- the orn gene encoding oligoribonuclease; translated protein: MREELVWIDCEMTGLDLGSDKLIEIAALVTDADLNVLGDGVDVVIHAEDAALAGMVDVVKQMHARSGLTEEVKRSTVDLATAEGIVLDYIRTHVTAANTAPLCGNSIATDRGFLSRDMPALDSYLHYRMIDVSSIKELCRRWYPRIYFGQPEKGLAHRALADIHESIRELKYYRQTAFVPPPGPSTSDIAAVAVTLGPPGQTDSVSGGSTG